Proteins encoded within one genomic window of Jiangella mangrovi:
- a CDS encoding cytochrome ubiquinol oxidase subunit I — protein sequence MDVLELSRLQFASTAIFHFLFVVLTLGLAPVVAFFQTRWAISGKEVHERLTRYWGQLYVVNYAMGIVVGLAMEFQFGLHWSGLMTFAGDVFGAPLATETLVAFFLESTFLGMWIFGWHRLNRWVHTALIWLVVLTAYLSAYWVMVANGFLQDPVGHVVEDGVARIDDVGALLTNQQAIGALLHIVPVCLLTASVVMLGICSWHFLRGTPDVDFFRRSLRVAVVMGAVAAVFAVGFGFAQFAYLTDEKTQVIDGGHWVSFAWPLMEISGTLYMMIFSGLLFFLIMNGFDRARPAWLRRFWHRFYVWTLPWPFVVVACGWLIREVGRQPWVVYGELTTADAVSAHSAGTVLTSLVLFGVLFATLAVLDWWLIARLARRGPHDLALGSDGVSVDEPELVLAGRD from the coding sequence ATGGACGTGCTGGAACTGTCGCGGCTGCAGTTCGCGTCGACGGCGATCTTCCACTTCCTGTTCGTGGTGCTCACGCTGGGCCTCGCGCCGGTCGTGGCGTTCTTCCAGACCCGCTGGGCCATCAGCGGCAAGGAGGTCCACGAGCGGCTGACCCGCTACTGGGGTCAGCTCTACGTCGTCAACTACGCGATGGGGATCGTCGTCGGGCTGGCCATGGAGTTCCAGTTCGGCCTGCACTGGAGCGGGCTCATGACCTTCGCCGGCGACGTGTTCGGCGCGCCGCTGGCCACCGAGACGCTGGTCGCGTTCTTCCTCGAGTCGACGTTCCTCGGCATGTGGATCTTCGGCTGGCACCGGCTGAACCGCTGGGTGCACACGGCGCTGATCTGGCTGGTCGTGCTGACGGCGTACCTGTCGGCGTACTGGGTCATGGTGGCCAACGGGTTCCTCCAGGACCCCGTCGGCCACGTGGTCGAGGACGGCGTGGCCCGCATCGACGACGTCGGCGCGCTGCTGACGAACCAGCAGGCCATCGGGGCGCTGCTGCACATCGTCCCGGTCTGCCTGCTGACGGCGTCCGTGGTCATGCTCGGCATCTGCTCGTGGCACTTCCTGCGCGGCACGCCGGATGTCGACTTCTTCCGGCGGTCGCTGCGGGTCGCGGTCGTCATGGGCGCGGTGGCCGCGGTCTTCGCCGTCGGGTTCGGGTTCGCCCAGTTCGCCTACCTGACCGACGAGAAGACGCAGGTCATCGACGGCGGCCACTGGGTCTCGTTCGCCTGGCCGCTCATGGAGATCAGCGGGACCCTCTACATGATGATCTTCTCCGGGCTGCTGTTCTTCCTCATCATGAACGGGTTCGACCGCGCCCGGCCGGCCTGGCTGCGACGGTTCTGGCACCGGTTCTACGTGTGGACGCTGCCGTGGCCGTTCGTGGTGGTCGCCTGCGGCTGGCTGATCCGCGAGGTCGGCCGCCAGCCCTGGGTGGTCTACGGCGAGCTCACCACCGCCGACGCCGTGTCGGCGCACTCGGCGGGCACTGTTCTGACCAGCCTCGTCCTGTTCGGCGTGCTGTTCGCGACGCTCGCCGTGCTGGACTGGTGGCTCATCGCGCGGCTGGCCCGGCGCGGCCCGCACGACCTCGCGCTCGGGTCCGACGGCGTGAGCGTGGACGAACCCGAGCTCGTGCTCGCGGGGAGGGACTGA
- a CDS encoding permease prefix domain 1-containing protein, whose amino-acid sequence MIDQYVAQLRREVREPYLPRRSMIGEIRDGLLDAADAHRDAGATDAEAQRLAVEEFGPVEVVADGVRAELAAVSARYLAGLVVVLGSAQFALSTYTWTTAAAAQGWPEPPPWYGVLSRAVDLSSFAFLGLAALAVLALGRGARLFDTRRVVRIVAVATLVDVVLHVVSGAILSAYAPASLAMWDGPELVLMSLLSVGSTVWIGWLALRCLRLTSRRPEDGVHDGAHLAPGLLLRG is encoded by the coding sequence GTGATCGACCAGTACGTCGCCCAGCTGCGGCGCGAGGTGCGTGAACCGTACCTCCCGCGCCGCAGCATGATCGGCGAGATCCGCGACGGCCTGCTCGACGCCGCCGACGCCCATCGCGACGCCGGCGCCACCGACGCCGAGGCGCAGCGCCTCGCCGTCGAGGAGTTCGGGCCGGTCGAGGTGGTCGCCGACGGCGTGCGCGCGGAGCTGGCGGCCGTGTCGGCCCGCTACCTGGCCGGGCTGGTCGTCGTCCTCGGGTCCGCGCAGTTCGCGCTGTCGACCTACACGTGGACCACCGCGGCGGCCGCGCAGGGCTGGCCGGAGCCGCCGCCGTGGTACGGGGTGCTCTCGCGCGCCGTCGACCTGTCCAGCTTCGCGTTCCTGGGACTGGCCGCCCTGGCGGTGCTGGCGCTCGGCCGCGGCGCCCGGCTGTTCGACACCCGCCGCGTGGTCCGCATCGTCGCCGTCGCGACCCTCGTCGACGTCGTGCTGCACGTGGTCAGCGGCGCGATCCTGAGCGCGTACGCGCCGGCGAGCCTCGCGATGTGGGACGGCCCGGAGCTGGTCCTGATGTCCCTGCTCTCGGTGGGGTCGACGGTCTGGATCGGCTGGCTGGCCCTGCGCTGCCTGCGGCTGACCTCACGCCGGCCCGAGGATGGCGTTCATGACGGAGCTCATCTCGCTCCAGGCCTGCTGCTGCGCGGCTAG
- a CDS encoding trans-sulfuration enzyme family protein produces the protein MPQSPATRVVAAGRPAREPDAPLNQPVEFASTYHAGGEVGYGRYGNATWAALEAVLGDLEGGRALAFASGLAASSAVISLLPEGAVVVAPDTAYLGVLDQLRERAAQGRLTLRQLPVTDTAGIAAAAKGAAMVWLESPTNPNLDVADIEAAATAAREAGALTVVDNTFATPLLQRPLELGADIVLHSVTKLLAGHSDVVLGALVVGGDDVYDRLDAHRRLHGAIPGPMEAFLAARGIRTLAVRLEKAQATATELASRLRAHPSVNLVRYPGFGTMCSIEVAGGAAGADKVVDTVELWVHSTSLGGVESSLERRRRWPTESETVDESLLRLSVGIEDVDDLWADLSRALDAI, from the coding sequence ATGCCCCAGTCCCCCGCCACCCGCGTCGTCGCCGCCGGCCGCCCGGCCCGCGAGCCCGACGCGCCGCTGAACCAGCCGGTCGAGTTCGCCTCGACGTACCACGCCGGCGGCGAGGTCGGCTACGGCCGCTACGGCAACGCCACGTGGGCCGCGCTCGAGGCCGTCCTCGGCGACCTCGAGGGCGGCCGCGCGCTGGCCTTCGCGTCCGGCCTGGCGGCATCCAGCGCGGTCATCTCGCTGCTGCCCGAGGGCGCCGTCGTCGTCGCGCCCGACACCGCCTACCTGGGCGTGCTGGACCAGCTGCGCGAACGGGCCGCCCAGGGCCGGCTGACGCTGCGGCAGCTGCCGGTCACCGACACCGCGGGCATCGCGGCCGCCGCCAAGGGCGCCGCCATGGTCTGGCTGGAGTCGCCGACCAACCCGAACCTCGATGTCGCGGACATCGAGGCGGCGGCGACGGCGGCCCGCGAGGCCGGAGCGCTCACCGTCGTCGACAACACGTTCGCCACGCCGCTGCTGCAGCGCCCGCTCGAGCTCGGCGCCGACATCGTCCTGCACAGCGTCACGAAGCTGCTGGCCGGCCACTCCGACGTCGTGCTCGGCGCGCTCGTGGTCGGGGGCGACGACGTGTACGACCGCCTCGACGCGCACCGCCGCCTGCACGGCGCCATCCCCGGCCCCATGGAGGCGTTCCTCGCCGCGCGCGGCATCCGGACGCTGGCCGTGCGGCTCGAGAAGGCCCAGGCCACCGCGACGGAGCTGGCCTCGCGACTGCGCGCCCACCCGTCGGTGAACCTGGTCCGCTACCCCGGCTTCGGCACCATGTGCTCCATCGAGGTGGCCGGCGGCGCGGCAGGCGCGGACAAGGTGGTCGACACCGTCGAGCTGTGGGTGCACTCGACCAGCCTCGGCGGCGTCGAGTCGTCGCTGGAGCGGCGGCGGCGCTGGCCCACCGAGAGCGAGACCGTCGACGAGTCGCTGCTGCGCCTGTCGGTCGGCATCGAGGACGTCGACGACCTGTGGGCCGATCTCTCCCGGGCGCTCGACGCTATCTGA
- a CDS encoding PadR family transcriptional regulator: MKADALRGNLDALILAVVRDRPLHGYGVSEALHERSEGAVDLPTGTLYPALRRLERLGYLRSAWDTVGGRKRRTYEITRSGRAYLAAQQQAWSEMSSVMNAILGPA; this comes from the coding sequence ATGAAGGCCGACGCCCTCCGGGGGAACCTCGACGCGCTGATCCTCGCCGTCGTCAGGGACCGGCCCCTGCACGGCTACGGCGTCTCCGAGGCGCTGCACGAACGCAGCGAGGGCGCCGTCGACCTCCCCACCGGCACGCTCTACCCGGCGCTGCGGCGGCTCGAGCGGCTGGGCTACCTGCGCAGCGCCTGGGACACCGTCGGCGGCCGCAAGCGCCGCACGTACGAGATCACCCGGTCGGGCCGGGCCTACCTAGCCGCGCAGCAGCAGGCCTGGAGCGAGATGAGCTCCGTCATGAACGCCATCCTCGGGCCGGCGTGA
- a CDS encoding PIN domain-containing protein yields MIVVDSSVVIAGFASWHEHHLVSLKALARNPRLVAQAAVESYSVLTRLPPPHRALPGLVHDFLADRFAEPYLGLSERGYRALLATAANGLILGGQTYDALIAFTAAEHDATLVSLDRRAVTAYETVGASVELLGS; encoded by the coding sequence GTGATCGTCGTCGACTCCAGCGTCGTCATCGCCGGCTTCGCGAGCTGGCACGAACACCACTTGGTGAGTCTGAAGGCGCTCGCGCGCAACCCGCGGCTGGTGGCCCAGGCCGCGGTCGAGTCGTACTCGGTCCTCACCCGGCTACCGCCACCCCACCGGGCCCTGCCCGGCCTCGTTCACGATTTCCTGGCCGATCGTTTCGCCGAGCCGTATCTCGGGCTCTCGGAACGTGGCTATCGCGCGCTCCTGGCGACTGCGGCGAACGGGCTCATTCTCGGCGGTCAGACATACGACGCGCTGATCGCCTTCACTGCCGCGGAGCACGACGCCACCCTGGTGAGCCTCGACCGGCGCGCCGTCACCGCCTATGAGACGGTCGGGGCCTCGGTGGAGCTGCTGGGCTCCTGA
- a CDS encoding cytochrome d ubiquinol oxidase subunit II, translated as METTWLVALGLMLTGWSVLDGANLGLGMSLRRIGRSGPERRLLLTALGPFLLGGEVWLVASAGLLIGAFPALEKDLLTAYYPLIVGLVIAWVLRDIGVWFRSRRPSRSWQGGWESVVVAASTVMAFAWGLLLGNIVQGVPTTGRPGVETLVGPYSLLWGAVVVAVFTLHGAVFAALRLPRGRRVRAAGTVRKAGTAALALLAAVGVLTPAFSVDLARPLPAAIMGVAAVVAVTLTLRLFERGREGWACACTAVAAAAPLLAAGLASAPRLRAGLASADSLDLLATVVFPAIPVLIAVQAWMWWTFRHRVGPRSAVFF; from the coding sequence ATGGAGACGACTTGGCTGGTGGCGCTCGGCCTCATGCTGACGGGCTGGTCCGTGCTCGACGGCGCCAACCTCGGCCTGGGCATGTCGTTGCGCCGCATCGGGCGCAGCGGGCCGGAGCGGCGGCTGCTGCTGACGGCGCTCGGTCCGTTCCTGCTCGGCGGCGAGGTCTGGCTGGTCGCGTCGGCCGGCCTGCTCATCGGCGCGTTCCCGGCGCTGGAGAAGGACCTGCTGACGGCCTATTACCCGCTGATCGTCGGGCTGGTGATCGCGTGGGTGCTGCGCGACATCGGCGTCTGGTTCCGCAGCCGGCGGCCGTCGAGGTCGTGGCAGGGCGGGTGGGAGTCGGTCGTCGTCGCGGCCAGTACCGTCATGGCGTTCGCGTGGGGCCTGCTGCTCGGCAACATCGTGCAGGGGGTGCCGACCACCGGGCGCCCGGGGGTTGAGACACTGGTCGGGCCGTATTCACTGTTGTGGGGGGCCGTCGTGGTCGCCGTGTTCACGCTGCACGGCGCGGTGTTCGCCGCGCTGCGGCTGCCGCGTGGCCGCCGTGTGCGCGCCGCCGGCACCGTCCGCAAGGCCGGTACCGCCGCGTTGGCGCTGCTGGCCGCCGTCGGCGTCCTCACCCCCGCGTTCAGCGTCGACCTCGCCCGCCCACTGCCGGCGGCCATCATGGGCGTGGCCGCCGTCGTCGCCGTCACCTTGACGCTGCGGCTGTTCGAGCGCGGCCGCGAGGGCTGGGCGTGCGCGTGCACCGCCGTGGCGGCCGCCGCGCCACTGCTCGCCGCCGGGCTGGCCTCGGCGCCGCGGCTGCGTGCCGGGCTCGCATCGGCGGACTCGCTCGACCTGCTGGCCACCGTCGTGTTCCCGGCGATCCCGGTGCTGATCGCCGTCCAGGCCTGGATGTGGTGGACGTTCCGGCACCGTGTGGGGCCCCGATCGGCGGTGTTCTTCTGA
- a CDS encoding DUF4432 family protein yields the protein MTNPRVSTHRGWEIVHLTSDQLEVDVVPGKGGDVLSVRWRPLDVDVMWHTRWGLRTRGEHTTVGSSEALLSQAYPGGWQTVFPNAGAPSQEHGVEWGMHGEAWLASYDWAIDDGVSPGAAGVVLRTDLVRSPFSVVKRVTVAGPSVTVTETVTNDGAEPVEVMWSQHPAFGAPLVGPNTRIETAARTVWLDPTTPATWPGDGLDRVPPPGSGVSRLAFLADFAEGRAGIVNDELGLRADLTWDTSLMPHAWYWLEAGGRAGFPWYSGAYVLALEPATSWPDAGVSGARATTGTQVSIAPGESRTATVTLTLAATTS from the coding sequence GTGACCAACCCACGCGTCTCCACGCACCGCGGCTGGGAGATCGTCCACCTCACGTCCGACCAGCTCGAGGTCGACGTCGTCCCCGGCAAGGGCGGCGACGTCCTCTCGGTCCGCTGGCGCCCGCTCGACGTCGACGTCATGTGGCACACCCGCTGGGGCCTGCGCACACGCGGCGAGCACACCACCGTCGGCAGCAGCGAGGCGCTGCTCTCGCAGGCCTACCCCGGCGGCTGGCAGACGGTGTTCCCCAACGCCGGTGCGCCCAGCCAGGAGCACGGCGTCGAGTGGGGCATGCACGGCGAGGCCTGGCTGGCCTCCTACGACTGGGCCATCGACGACGGCGTCAGCCCCGGTGCCGCCGGGGTCGTCCTCCGCACCGACCTCGTCCGGAGCCCGTTCTCCGTCGTCAAGCGCGTCACGGTGGCCGGCCCGTCGGTCACGGTGACGGAGACGGTCACCAACGACGGCGCGGAGCCGGTCGAGGTGATGTGGAGCCAGCACCCGGCGTTCGGGGCGCCGCTCGTCGGGCCGAACACCCGCATCGAGACGGCCGCCCGCACCGTCTGGCTCGACCCCACCACGCCCGCGACCTGGCCCGGCGACGGCCTCGACCGGGTGCCGCCGCCCGGCTCCGGAGTCAGCCGGCTGGCGTTCCTGGCCGACTTCGCCGAGGGCCGCGCCGGCATCGTCAACGACGAGCTCGGCCTGCGCGCCGACCTCACCTGGGACACGTCGCTGATGCCGCACGCGTGGTACTGGCTGGAGGCGGGTGGGCGGGCCGGCTTCCCGTGGTACTCCGGGGCGTACGTGCTGGCGCTGGAGCCCGCGACCAGCTGGCCCGACGCCGGGGTGTCCGGGGCGCGGGCGACGACGGGGACGCAGGTCAGCATCGCGCCGGGCGAGTCGCGGACGGCGACGGTGACACTGACGCTCGCCGCCACGACCTCGTGA
- the cydD gene encoding thiol reductant ABC exporter subunit CydD, producing the protein MDVPAPCGAPIGGVLLNQLARRLLAGLPAFRVVAAAFTLLAAAGAVVILVQAELLARLLADGVLDGPSVGSVAAVLGLLAGVFAVRAGLSWAQQALAQRAAASVKASLRRQVLRRTQELGPGWLSGQHTGGLTTTLGRGLDSLDPWFTGYFPQLFVAAVVPLAVLVRIAVADLASAVIIVVTLPLIPVFGILVGLSTKRATERQWRALERLGGHFLDVVAGLPTLRAFGRARSQAQAVRRIADEHRSATMRTLRIAFLSALVLELVATLSVALVAVPVGLRTLDGGLTLSTALLVLLLAPEAYLPLRALGSQFHASTEGLAVAERCFQVLDAPEPEGAGALHRGAAPGSEVAVAFEDVTVRYPGRDEAALDGVSLTVAVGERVALVGPSGAGKSTLLNVLLGLVKPTTGRVVVGAGEVAWVPQRPHLFARTVAENIRLGRPDASDEDVVRAARLAHADEFVSALPQGYDTPLGERGAGLSSGQRQRIALARAFLQDAPLLVLDEPTAGLDAGSEATVVEATARLMAGRTVLVVAHRPAMVLDADRVVTLDHGRIAGPQLPAGVL; encoded by the coding sequence GTGGACGTTCCGGCACCGTGTGGGGCCCCGATCGGCGGTGTTCTTCTGAACCAGCTCGCCCGCCGGCTGCTCGCCGGACTGCCCGCCTTCCGCGTCGTGGCCGCGGCCTTCACCCTGCTGGCCGCGGCCGGCGCCGTCGTCATCCTCGTGCAGGCCGAGCTGCTGGCCCGGCTGCTCGCCGACGGCGTCCTCGACGGCCCGTCCGTGGGGTCGGTCGCCGCGGTGCTCGGGCTTCTGGCCGGCGTGTTCGCCGTCCGGGCCGGGCTGTCGTGGGCGCAGCAGGCGCTCGCCCAGCGGGCCGCGGCGTCGGTCAAGGCCTCGCTGCGGCGCCAGGTGCTCCGGCGAACCCAGGAGCTCGGCCCCGGCTGGCTCTCCGGCCAGCACACCGGCGGCCTGACGACCACGCTCGGGCGCGGCCTGGACTCGCTCGACCCCTGGTTCACCGGCTACTTCCCGCAGCTGTTCGTCGCCGCCGTCGTGCCGCTGGCGGTGCTGGTGCGCATCGCCGTCGCCGACCTCGCCTCGGCCGTGATCATCGTGGTCACGCTGCCGCTGATCCCGGTCTTCGGCATCCTGGTCGGCCTGTCGACCAAGCGGGCGACGGAACGCCAGTGGCGGGCGCTCGAGCGGCTCGGCGGGCACTTCCTCGACGTCGTCGCCGGGCTGCCGACGCTGCGCGCGTTCGGCCGCGCGAGGTCGCAGGCCCAGGCGGTACGGCGGATCGCCGACGAGCACCGCTCGGCCACCATGCGCACGCTGCGCATCGCGTTCCTGTCCGCGCTGGTGCTGGAGCTGGTCGCGACGCTGTCCGTCGCACTGGTCGCCGTGCCGGTCGGGTTGCGCACGCTGGACGGCGGGCTGACGTTGTCGACGGCGCTGCTCGTGCTCCTCCTCGCGCCGGAGGCGTACCTCCCGCTGCGGGCGCTGGGGTCGCAGTTCCACGCCAGCACCGAGGGGCTCGCCGTCGCCGAACGGTGCTTCCAGGTGCTGGACGCGCCCGAGCCGGAGGGCGCCGGCGCGCTCCACCGTGGGGCTGCGCCGGGCTCGGAGGTCGCCGTCGCGTTCGAGGACGTCACCGTGCGCTATCCGGGGCGGGACGAGGCGGCGCTCGACGGCGTGTCGCTCACGGTCGCGGTGGGGGAGCGGGTGGCGCTCGTCGGGCCGAGCGGGGCCGGGAAGTCGACGTTGCTGAACGTCCTGCTCGGGCTGGTCAAGCCGACCACGGGGCGGGTCGTCGTCGGTGCGGGCGAGGTGGCGTGGGTGCCGCAGCGGCCGCACCTGTTCGCGCGCACCGTCGCCGAGAACATCCGGCTCGGACGGCCCGACGCCAGCGACGAGGACGTGGTGCGGGCGGCGCGCCTGGCGCACGCCGACGAGTTCGTCTCGGCGCTGCCGCAGGGCTACGACACCCCGCTGGGCGAGCGCGGCGCCGGGCTGTCCAGCGGGCAGCGGCAGCGGATCGCGCTGGCCCGGGCGTTCCTGCAGGACGCGCCGCTGCTGGTGCTCGACGAGCCCACGGCCGGGCTCGATGCCGGCAGCGAGGCGACCGTCGTCGAGGCGACGGCGCGGCTCATGGCCGGGCGGACGGTGCTGGTCGTGGCGCACCGGCCGGCCATGGTGCTCGACGCCGACCGCGTCGTGACCCTCGACCACGGCCGCATCGCCGGCCCGCAGCTGCCCGCGGGGGTGCTCTGA
- the cydC gene encoding thiol reductant ABC exporter subunit CydC, protein MVRRLWGLLRAHVGRLLVAVSASVATEVAALALMGTAAWLLARAAEQPPLAALSIAIVAVRAFATGRGVFRYAERLASHDAALRALATLRGRVYDALVPLAPSGLPAYRSGDLLSRMVNDVEAVQDLVVRVIVPVSTAVVVAAAAVGFTAVVLPSAAVALAAGLVLAGLVVPLLMVASARRTARRLAPARAELAAHHTDLLQGSADLAVFGATAAALADAERASERLASLERRTALTTALGGAAAVLVQGVTTVAVTVLALDARSADGGLAGVLVPVLALVALISFEPVLPLVPAVQRLLESRAALRRVLAVLDAPAPVAEPVAALPAPDGPVTMSLRSVSVRYPGATRDAVDAVDLELTPSRRVAVVGASGSGKSTLLACLMRFIEPSAGTVLLDGRPIQEYDGDDVRAVVTGVTQDAHLFHTSIRENLRLARPSASDDELMAALATARLDDWVASLPAGLDTLVGEGGGQVSGGQRQRIALARALLADPPIVLLDEPTEGLDPQTADELMTDLLTSTRGRTTVIVTHRLAGLDAVDEIVVMDAGRVVQRGTHAELVAADGPYQDLWWASHPALR, encoded by the coding sequence ATGGTGCGCCGTCTCTGGGGTCTGCTGCGCGCCCACGTCGGCCGGCTGCTCGTCGCCGTCTCCGCGTCGGTCGCCACGGAGGTGGCCGCGCTGGCGCTCATGGGGACCGCCGCCTGGCTGCTCGCCCGGGCTGCCGAGCAGCCGCCGCTCGCCGCGCTGTCCATCGCGATCGTCGCCGTGCGGGCGTTCGCCACCGGCCGCGGCGTCTTCCGCTACGCCGAGCGGCTGGCCAGCCACGACGCCGCGCTGCGGGCGCTGGCGACGCTGCGCGGCCGGGTCTACGACGCGCTGGTGCCGCTGGCGCCGTCGGGACTGCCCGCCTATCGCAGCGGCGATCTGCTCAGCCGCATGGTCAACGACGTCGAGGCCGTGCAGGACCTGGTCGTCCGCGTCATCGTGCCGGTGAGCACGGCGGTCGTCGTGGCCGCCGCGGCGGTCGGGTTCACGGCCGTCGTGCTCCCGTCGGCGGCCGTGGCGCTCGCGGCCGGGCTGGTCCTGGCCGGGCTGGTCGTGCCGTTGCTCATGGTCGCGTCGGCGCGACGGACCGCCCGCCGGCTGGCGCCGGCCCGCGCCGAGCTGGCCGCCCACCACACCGACCTGCTGCAGGGCAGCGCCGACCTCGCGGTGTTCGGCGCGACGGCGGCCGCCCTGGCCGACGCCGAGCGGGCGAGCGAGCGGCTGGCGTCGTTGGAGCGCCGGACCGCGCTGACGACGGCGCTCGGCGGGGCGGCGGCCGTGCTGGTCCAGGGCGTGACGACGGTAGCCGTGACGGTGCTGGCGCTGGACGCGCGGTCGGCGGACGGTGGCCTGGCCGGCGTACTGGTGCCGGTGCTGGCGCTGGTCGCGCTGATCTCGTTCGAGCCGGTGCTGCCGCTGGTGCCGGCGGTGCAGCGGCTGCTCGAGTCGCGGGCGGCGCTGCGCCGGGTGCTGGCGGTGCTCGACGCGCCGGCGCCCGTGGCCGAGCCGGTCGCCGCGTTGCCGGCGCCGGACGGACCCGTGACCATGTCGCTGCGCTCGGTCTCCGTCCGCTACCCGGGTGCCACACGGGACGCCGTCGACGCCGTCGACCTCGAACTGACCCCGAGCCGCCGCGTCGCCGTCGTCGGCGCCAGCGGGTCGGGCAAGAGCACGCTGCTGGCCTGCCTCATGCGCTTCATCGAGCCGTCGGCAGGGACCGTCCTGCTCGACGGGCGCCCGATCCAGGAGTACGACGGCGACGACGTGCGCGCCGTCGTCACCGGGGTCACCCAGGACGCGCACCTGTTCCACACGTCGATCCGCGAGAACCTGCGGCTGGCCCGGCCGTCCGCGTCCGACGACGAGCTGATGGCGGCGCTCGCGACGGCGCGGCTGGACGACTGGGTGGCGTCGCTGCCGGCCGGGCTGGACACGCTGGTCGGCGAGGGCGGCGGGCAGGTGTCCGGCGGGCAGCGACAGCGGATCGCGCTGGCCCGGGCGCTGCTGGCCGACCCGCCGATCGTGCTGCTCGACGAGCCGACCGAGGGCCTGGACCCGCAGACCGCCGATGAGCTGATGACCGACCTGCTCACCTCGACCCGCGGCCGGACGACGGTCATCGTCACCCACCGCCTGGCCGGGCTCGACGCCGTCGACGAGATCGTGGTCATGGACGCCGGCCGCGTGGTCCAGCGCGGCACCCACGCCGAGCTCGTCGCCGCCGACGGTCCCTACCAGGACCTCTGGTGGGCGTCGCACCCCGCGCTCAGATAG
- a CDS encoding AbrB/MazE/SpoVT family DNA-binding domain-containing protein yields the protein MRTAIDAAGRVVIPKALRDALGLTAGQSLDVVERDGRLEIVPAPTPMRLVDQGDGPVAVADVDMPELTADMVRDVLEQTRR from the coding sequence ATGAGAACTGCCATCGATGCGGCCGGGCGAGTCGTCATCCCCAAGGCGCTGCGCGATGCCTTGGGCCTCACAGCTGGTCAGTCCCTCGACGTCGTCGAGCGCGACGGCCGGTTGGAGATCGTGCCGGCGCCGACGCCGATGCGGCTGGTGGACCAAGGCGACGGCCCGGTGGCAGTGGCCGACGTCGACATGCCTGAGCTGACGGCTGACATGGTTCGCGACGTGCTGGAGCAGACCCGCCGGTGA
- a CDS encoding MFS transporter encodes MRRLLLDLTPLKVSVPYRRLWIGISLSGIGTHLTTVAVGLQVYDLTGSTFNVGLVGLFALVPLMALGLYGGAIVDAYDRRRVVIVSSFGLLVVAGGFAVQAWMELGNVWLLYALVAVQNGFFAVNSPARTAIIPRLLPGTLLPAANALGSMSMSLGLTVGPLLAGVLIDTVGYGWTYSIEAVLLTVALTTLLALPPMPPQRNVRRAGLRSVMEGLSYLRTRPNVRMTFLVDLCAMVLAMPRVLFPAVAAAVLGGGSTTVGILVAGMAVGAFLAGLFSGPLGHVRRQGLAVVVAIIAWAMSVIAFGLVLVIVSKPDDGTVHWALWPAVFCMVLAGAADTVSAVFRMTILQAATPDELRGRLQGVFIVVVAGGPRLGDLVLGSLAELSSEAWAAIIGRLTCIVVVTTLALTQRRFLRYDARHPEP; translated from the coding sequence GTGCGCCGCCTGCTGTTGGACCTGACACCGCTCAAGGTCAGCGTTCCGTACCGGCGCCTCTGGATCGGCATCTCCCTCTCGGGCATCGGCACCCACCTGACCACCGTCGCCGTCGGGCTGCAGGTGTACGACCTCACCGGGTCGACGTTCAACGTGGGGCTGGTGGGGCTGTTCGCGCTGGTCCCGCTCATGGCGCTGGGGCTGTACGGCGGGGCGATCGTCGACGCGTACGACCGGCGGCGGGTGGTCATCGTCAGCTCGTTCGGCCTGCTGGTGGTGGCCGGCGGATTCGCCGTGCAGGCCTGGATGGAGCTCGGGAACGTCTGGCTGCTGTACGCGCTGGTGGCCGTCCAGAACGGGTTCTTCGCGGTCAACTCCCCCGCCCGGACGGCGATCATCCCGCGGCTGCTCCCCGGAACGCTGCTGCCGGCCGCCAATGCGCTGGGCAGCATGTCCATGAGCCTGGGCCTGACGGTGGGACCGCTGCTGGCGGGCGTGCTGATCGACACCGTCGGCTACGGCTGGACGTACAGCATCGAGGCGGTGCTGCTGACCGTCGCGCTGACGACGCTGCTGGCTCTGCCGCCCATGCCGCCCCAGCGCAACGTCCGGCGAGCAGGGCTGCGCTCGGTCATGGAAGGGCTGTCCTACCTCCGGACGAGGCCGAACGTGCGCATGACGTTCCTCGTCGACCTGTGCGCGATGGTGCTGGCGATGCCCCGGGTGCTGTTCCCCGCGGTCGCGGCGGCGGTCCTCGGCGGCGGGTCGACGACGGTGGGCATCCTGGTCGCCGGGATGGCGGTCGGCGCGTTCCTGGCCGGGTTGTTCTCCGGGCCGCTGGGGCACGTCAGACGACAAGGACTCGCCGTCGTCGTCGCGATCATCGCGTGGGCGATGTCGGTCATCGCGTTCGGCCTGGTGCTGGTGATCGTGTCGAAACCGGACGACGGCACCGTGCACTGGGCGCTCTGGCCGGCGGTGTTCTGCATGGTGCTGGCCGGCGCCGCCGACACCGTCAGCGCCGTGTTCCGCATGACCATCCTGCAGGCCGCCACGCCCGACGAGCTGCGGGGGCGCCTGCAGGGCGTCTTCATCGTCGTGGTGGCGGGCGGGCCGCGGCTGGGCGACCTCGTCCTCGGCTCGCTCGCAGAGCTCAGCAGCGAGGCGTGGGCCGCGATCATCGGCAGGCTGACCTGCATCGTCGTCGTGACGACGCTGGCCCTGACCCAGCGCCGCTTCCTCCGCTACGACGCGAGGCACCCGGAGCCCTAA